A window of Enterobacter ludwigii genomic DNA:
GGAAGTGATGGGACACATCCGCTACCATCTCCTGCAGTTTGGCTAAATCGACGACCTCGTTACCCTTGATGAACAAACGGGTACGTGAAGTCAGCAGGCCGTTAAACCAGGCCCAGGCCACCAGCTTGTTCAGGTAGCGGTTATACTCCAGCGGCTGATGGCTGATGATCGAATCCATGCTTGGCGCACGGTTGTACAGATACCACCCGGTGCGGTTCGCGCGTCCCGGCGGCACATAGATAAACGTCAGATTCGGTTCAGACAGGTCAGGCGAAATCTGCGGGTTAACCAGCGTGACTTTACCTGGCAGCGCTTCAAACGCAGCGTACAGTTTACGGGTCAACACCCCGATATCCTGCGGGCTGGCGGAGACGCTGAGATTATTGCGGCGCGCAAAGCGGATCAGGTTACGGTAGCTTTGCATCATCGCATCAAGCAATTCGTTGTGCGCTTCACGCACCTGGTCGATTTTCCAGTTGGCGCGGTTGTCGAGCATGGACAGACGCTCTTCGTCCCATCCCCACTCTTTGACTAACTGACTAACTACTTCACGACGCCAGCCAACGCAGGCGCGTTCGCGGCTCAATTTTTCACAGACTTTGAGATAGAAACATCGACGCACCAGGTCAAGACGCGTGGTGTCTTCAATGGCATTCAGGTATTCGGTGACGCGTTCGAGCATCATGCAGTAGGCATCAAGCCCGAAGGAGACAATCTCGCCATCGTGCAGACGCTGTTTGATGTCTTTCGCCAGCAGGCGCGGCGTGGGGTATTCCCAGGAGTAGGCTTCGAGCAGCAGCGTTTTCAGCACCGCTTTATACGGGGAGTCAATGCTCTTATAGAGCTGCCAGAGGCTCGCGCCAAAGTACTCTTCGGCCGACAGGGAACTCAGGCCGCCCAGGTCCAGCCATTCGTTTGGCGTCAGCACGCCCTGCGCATACAGCGACATGACGTAATCGTCGTAATGCTCTTCTTCTTCGCACGGCACCATATTCCAAAGAATACGCTTACCGGCCAGACGAACGGCAGTACGGTAAAATTCATCCAGCAACAAAATGTGCTGGGTCGAGCCGCAGTCCTCACCACCCAGACTGCCGCTTTCGTTATGACGGAAACGGTTTTCATCAATCAGGAAGAAACTCACTTCCACGCCGAGCGACGCAGCCCAGCTCTCCAGCAGGCTGCATTTACGCTGCAGCAGCTGACGCTCTTCGTTATCGAGCCAGGACTGGTGGCAGACCCAGATGTCCAGGTCAGAAGAACAGCTTTGCCCTACCGATGAGGTACTTCCCATAGAGTAAACGCCGGTAATCGGCAGTTCACCTTTCGGGGACTCCTGCGGCGGGATGCCACGGTAGAGTTCAAGCTCATTCAGATAATGCTGTTGGGTTTCATCAGGCGTGAAAAGGCAAATGCCCTGGGGAACGTTACCATCGAGGTAACCCGGCATCAGCGGATGGTGATAGTGCAATAATGTCGGCAGCAGACTGTATACCTGCTGGAAAGCAGGGCCCATAGCAGCAAGCGCGCGATCCACACGCAGTTGATTTATGGCATCCAGTCTCTGTTTCAGAGTCTCAATATAGAGGTACAAGACGTATCGCCTGATGTTTCCGGGTGTCGCAAACTATTCAAAACACGAATAACAGCGGACCCGCAGTATTTCAAAAAGATAACCGTTACCCTTTTTCGCCCTTATCATTTTTGGTGGTACCGACGAAAAAATGGTCTAAAACGTGATCAATTTAACACCTTGCCGATTGACCGTAAAGAAAGATGCGCTACATACAAGTGTAGCACCGTTCTGTACGTGTAAATTCCTGAATACGGCTATGGCTGACGAATACGCCGCCTTGTCCCTCTCACTCTTCATCAACCGTAAAACTGCCATCCCAGAGTCAACAATGTTAGGATGGTTAGCGATTGATAATGACGGTAACAAGCATGTTAGACAATGTTTTGAGAATTGCCACACGCCAAAGCCCTCTTGCGCTCTGGCAGGCACATTATGTGAAGCAGCGCCTTGAAGCCTGCCACGGTGGATTGCGCGTCGAGCTAGTGCCGATGGTCACGCGTGGTGATGTGATCCTTGATACGCCGCTGGCGAAAGTGGGCGGCAAAGGCCTGTTTGTCAAAGAACTGGAACTGGCATTGCTTGAGAACCGCGCTGATATTGCCGTACATTCGATGAAAGACGTGCCCGTCGAGTTTCCGGAAGGGCTGGGTCTGGTGACAATCTGCGAGCGCGAAGACCCGCGTGACGCGTTTGTCTCTAACCACTATGACTCGCTTGATGCGCTGCCTGAGGGCTGTGTGGTTGGCACGTCCAGTTTACGCCGTCAGTGTCAGTTGGCAGAGCGTCGTCCGGACCTGATCATCCGCTCGCTGCGCGGTAACGTCGGCACGCGTCTGAGCAAGCTGGATAACGGCGATTACGATGCCATTATTCTTGCGGTGGCGGGTCTGAAGCGTCTGGGGCTGGAGTCGCGCATTCGTGTGGCGTTGCCACCGGAGCTGTCGCTGCCCGCCGTGGGTCAGGGTGCGGTCGGCATTGAGTGCCGTCTGGACGATGCGCGAACCCGCGCACTCCTTGCCCCACTGAACCATGACGAGACCGCTATTCGCGTAAAAGCCGAACGTGCGATGAATACCCGCCTCGAAGGAGGGTGCCAGGTGCCGATTGGCAGCTATGCTGAATTAATTAACGGTGAGCTGTGGTTGCGTGCACTGGTTGGCGCACCGGACGGTTCGCAGATGGTACGCGGTGAGCGTCGCGGCAAAGCACAGGATGCCGATCAGCTTGGCGTGTCGCTGGCAGAAGAGTTACTGGATAACGGCGCCCGCGAGATTCTGGCTGACGTTTATAATGGAGAACCCCCTGCATGAGTATTCTTGTCACCCGCCCTTCTCCCGCAGGAGAGCAATTAGTGAGCCGTCTGCGCGCACTGGGGCAGGTGGCCTGGAGTTTTCCGCTTATTGAATTCTCCCCGGGTCGGGAACTGTCTGTGCTCGCCGACCAGATGAATACCCTTCAGGAAGGCGATCTGCTGTTCGCGCTGTCGCAACATGCCGTGGAATATGCCCACGCACAGCTGCAACAGCAAGGTCTGACCTGGCCAACCGCCCCCCGCTATTTCGCGATTGGCCGCTCGACGGCGCTGGCTTTACATACCATCAGCGGTGCGAATGTGCGTTACCCGTTAGATCGGGAAATCAGCGAAGTCTTGCTACAATTACCTGAATTACAAACTATTGCCGGCAAGCGTGCGCTGATTTTACGCGGTAACGGCGGACGTGAACTGTTGGGTGAAACGCTGCTGGAGCGTGGAGCTGATATCACGTTCGTTGAGTGTTATCAGCGCTGTGCAAAACACTACGATGGCGCGGAAGAGGCGATGCGCTGGCACGCGCGAGGCATCAATACGCTGGTGGTGACCAGCGGTGAAATGTTACAACAGCTTTGGGCACTGATACCGCTTTGGTATCGCGAAAACTGGTTACTCCGCTGTCGACTTCTGGTCGTCAGTGAGCGTCTGGCGAACAAGGCCCGGGAACTGGGCTGGCAGGATATTCGGATCGCTGATAACGCCGACAACGATGCGCTGCTGCGCGCATTACAATAACTCTCAAATGGGAAGCCATAATGACGGAACACGATAAATCCTCCGCCGTGGTTGAAGAGACCAGGGAGACTGTGGACGCGACGCCACAGCCAGAGACGAAAGAGAACATCGCTGAGAAGAAAAACGGCAGCAACAAAAAAAGCCTCGCGCTGAGCGCGATTGCCATCGCTATTGCGCTGGCGGCCGGCGTTGGCCTGTACGGTTTGGTGAAACAACAGAGTGCTAACCAGACGGCCACCAGCGACGCACTGGTGAATCAGCTTACGGCTCTGCAAAAAGCGCAAGAGACACAGAAAACCGAACTGGAAGCGGTGATTAAACAGCAGGCAACCGCACTCGCCGAGGCGAACAGTAAACAAGAAGAGTTGACCAAACAGCTGGGCGACGTGCAGCAGAAAGTGGCGACGATCTCCGGCACCGATGCTAAAACCTGGCTGCTCTCCCAGGCTGACTTCCTGGTGAAGCTCGCCGGGCGTAAGCTCTGGAGCGATCAGGATGTCACCACTGCCGCCGCACTGCTGAAAAGCGCCGATGCGAGCCTGGCGGACATGAACGATCCAAGCCTCATCACCGCACGTCGCGCGATCACCGAAGACATCGCCAGCCTCTCCGCCGTCTCACAGGTGGATTACGATGGCATTATCCTCAAAGTGAACCAGCTTTCGAATCAGATTGATAACCTGCAGCTGGCAGATAACAACGACGACGACTCCCCGATGGATTCCGACGGCACCGAGCTTTCCAGCTCCCTGAGCGAATGGCGTGTGAACCTGCAAAAAAGCTGGCAGAACTTTATGGACAGCTTTATCACTATCCGCCGTCGCGACGAAACCGCCGTTCCGCTGTTAGCGCCGAATCAGGATATTTATCTGCGCGAAAACATTCGTTCCCGCCTGCTGGTTGCCGCCCAGGCCGTGCCGCGTCATCAGGAAGAGACCTACAAACAGGCGCTGGATAACGTCTCTACGTGGGTACGCGCTTACTACAATACCGATGATGCGACGACCACCGCCTTCCTCGAAGACATTGATAAACTGAGCCAACAGAACATCACCATGAACGTGCCAGATAAGCTGGAAAGCCAGCCGATTCTGGAGAAGCTGATGCAGACGCGAGTGCGTAATTTGCTGGCACAGCCAGGTGTTCCGGCTGAGCAAACTGGCGGAGCCGCCCCAGCTCCTGCACCCGCGCCTGAAAGCGCACCGCAAGGAGAGTAATGATGCTAAAAGTCCTCTTACTCTTCATCCTGCTGATCGCCGGGATCGTGTTGGGTCCGATGCTTGCCGGTCATCAGGGTTACGTCCTGATCCAGACCGATAACTACAACATCGAAACCAGCGTAACGGGTCTGGCGATCATTCTGATCCTCGGTGTGGTCGTGCTGTTTGCTGTCGAGTGGGTCCTGCGCCGTATTTTCCGCACCGGCGCGCATACGCGTGGCTGGTTCGTGGGTCGTAAGCGCCGCCGCGCCCGTAAGCAAACCGAACAGGCACTGCTGAAACTTGCGGAAGGTGACTATCAGCAGGTTGAAAAGCTGATGTCAAAAAACGCCGATCATGCCGAACAGCCAGTAGTGAACTATTTGCTGGCCGCGGAAGCCGCGCAACAGCGGGGTGACGAAGTCCGCGCTAATCAACACCTGGAACGTGCGTCTGAACTGGCGTCTAACGACCCGATTCCGGTGGAAATTACGCGTGTTCGTCTGCAACTGGCACGCAATGAAAATCACGCTGCACGCCACGGCATCGACCGCCTGCTGGAAATTGCGCCACGTCACCCGGAAGTTCTGCGTCTGGCTGAGCAGGCGTATATTCGGACCGGTGCATGGGGTTCACTGCTGGACATCATTCCATCAATGGCGAAGGCCGAAGTGGGTGATGATGAACATCGTGATGAGCTTCAGCGCCTGGCATGGATTGGCCTGATGGATCAGGCTCGCGCCGATTTGGGCAGCGACGGTCTGAAAACCTGGTGGAAGAATCAGAGCAGGAAAACGCGTCAGCAGATCCCACTGCAGGTGGCAATGGCAGAACATCTTATTGAATGTGACGATCATGACACCGCGCAGGAGATCCTTCTCGACGGTCTCAAACGCCAGTATGACGATCGGCTGGTGATGGTGATCCCACGCCTGAAAACCAACAATCCAGAACAAATTGAAAAAGTGCTGCGTCAGCAGATTAAAACCGTCGGTGACCGTCCGCTGCTGTGGAGCACGCTGGGTCAGTCGCTGATGAAGCATGGCGAATGGCAGGAAGCGAGCCTCGCCTTCCGCGCGGCACTGAAACAGCGTCCGGATGCGTTTGACTACGCATGGCTTGCCGATACGCTGGACAAACAGCATAAGCCCGAAGAGGCAGCCGCCATGCGACGTGATGGGTTGCTGTTGACGCTGCAAAACAACGGTACCCAGCAGTAAATAAACAGGAGGCCAAATGGCCTCCTTTTTTTATCGCCCATCTCCTGCTACATTCTTTGTACCCATATCTGCAAACGCACCCGCCAATGTAACGATGTCTTTTCATTAACCTTTTTCACACACGCGCACATTCTGCAGCGTGGACTAAATTGTTTTTGAAAGGAAATCTTCATGAACTCGCTTTTGTATGCGCTTATTGAAGCGCTGCGCGGCCACCGCTGGCTGCGCCTGCTTGCCTGTGCTTTTATCTTTACTTCGCTGGGAAATGGTTTAACCCAGGTTGTGGTCTTCGGTTTGCTGTTAGCGTGGTCAGCCTCGCCAGCACTGCTAACCCTCGCTTTTCTTTTC
This region includes:
- the hemY gene encoding protoheme IX biogenesis protein HemY; translated protein: MLKVLLLFILLIAGIVLGPMLAGHQGYVLIQTDNYNIETSVTGLAIILILGVVVLFAVEWVLRRIFRTGAHTRGWFVGRKRRRARKQTEQALLKLAEGDYQQVEKLMSKNADHAEQPVVNYLLAAEAAQQRGDEVRANQHLERASELASNDPIPVEITRVRLQLARNENHAARHGIDRLLEIAPRHPEVLRLAEQAYIRTGAWGSLLDIIPSMAKAEVGDDEHRDELQRLAWIGLMDQARADLGSDGLKTWWKNQSRKTRQQIPLQVAMAEHLIECDDHDTAQEILLDGLKRQYDDRLVMVIPRLKTNNPEQIEKVLRQQIKTVGDRPLLWSTLGQSLMKHGEWQEASLAFRAALKQRPDAFDYAWLADTLDKQHKPEEAAAMRRDGLLLTLQNNGTQQ
- the hemC gene encoding hydroxymethylbilane synthase, yielding MLDNVLRIATRQSPLALWQAHYVKQRLEACHGGLRVELVPMVTRGDVILDTPLAKVGGKGLFVKELELALLENRADIAVHSMKDVPVEFPEGLGLVTICEREDPRDAFVSNHYDSLDALPEGCVVGTSSLRRQCQLAERRPDLIIRSLRGNVGTRLSKLDNGDYDAIILAVAGLKRLGLESRIRVALPPELSLPAVGQGAVGIECRLDDARTRALLAPLNHDETAIRVKAERAMNTRLEGGCQVPIGSYAELINGELWLRALVGAPDGSQMVRGERRGKAQDADQLGVSLAEELLDNGAREILADVYNGEPPA
- the hemX gene encoding uroporphyrinogen-III C-methyltransferase, with the translated sequence MTEHDKSSAVVEETRETVDATPQPETKENIAEKKNGSNKKSLALSAIAIAIALAAGVGLYGLVKQQSANQTATSDALVNQLTALQKAQETQKTELEAVIKQQATALAEANSKQEELTKQLGDVQQKVATISGTDAKTWLLSQADFLVKLAGRKLWSDQDVTTAAALLKSADASLADMNDPSLITARRAITEDIASLSAVSQVDYDGIILKVNQLSNQIDNLQLADNNDDDSPMDSDGTELSSSLSEWRVNLQKSWQNFMDSFITIRRRDETAVPLLAPNQDIYLRENIRSRLLVAAQAVPRHQEETYKQALDNVSTWVRAYYNTDDATTTAFLEDIDKLSQQNITMNVPDKLESQPILEKLMQTRVRNLLAQPGVPAEQTGGAAPAPAPAPESAPQGE
- the hemD gene encoding uroporphyrinogen-III synthase, whose amino-acid sequence is MSILVTRPSPAGEQLVSRLRALGQVAWSFPLIEFSPGRELSVLADQMNTLQEGDLLFALSQHAVEYAHAQLQQQGLTWPTAPRYFAIGRSTALALHTISGANVRYPLDREISEVLLQLPELQTIAGKRALILRGNGGRELLGETLLERGADITFVECYQRCAKHYDGAEEAMRWHARGINTLVVTSGEMLQQLWALIPLWYRENWLLRCRLLVVSERLANKARELGWQDIRIADNADNDALLRALQ
- the cyaA gene encoding class I adenylate cyclase, whose protein sequence is MYLYIETLKQRLDAINQLRVDRALAAMGPAFQQVYSLLPTLLHYHHPLMPGYLDGNVPQGICLFTPDETQQHYLNELELYRGIPPQESPKGELPITGVYSMGSTSSVGQSCSSDLDIWVCHQSWLDNEERQLLQRKCSLLESWAASLGVEVSFFLIDENRFRHNESGSLGGEDCGSTQHILLLDEFYRTAVRLAGKRILWNMVPCEEEEHYDDYVMSLYAQGVLTPNEWLDLGGLSSLSAEEYFGASLWQLYKSIDSPYKAVLKTLLLEAYSWEYPTPRLLAKDIKQRLHDGEIVSFGLDAYCMMLERVTEYLNAIEDTTRLDLVRRCFYLKVCEKLSRERACVGWRREVVSQLVKEWGWDEERLSMLDNRANWKIDQVREAHNELLDAMMQSYRNLIRFARRNNLSVSASPQDIGVLTRKLYAAFEALPGKVTLVNPQISPDLSEPNLTFIYVPPGRANRTGWYLYNRAPSMDSIISHQPLEYNRYLNKLVAWAWFNGLLTSRTRLFIKGNEVVDLAKLQEMVADVSHHFPLRLPAPTPKALYSPCEIRHLAIIVNLEYDPTAAFRNQVVHFDFRKLDVFSFGEQQNCLVGSVDLLYRNSWNEVRTLHFNGEQAMIEALKTILGKMHQDAAPPDSVEVFCYSQHLRGLIRTRVQQLVSECIELRLSSTRQETGRFKALRVSGQTWGLFFERLNVSVQKLENAIEFYGAISHNKLHGLSVQVETNHVKLPQVVDGFASEGIIQFFFEESGDDAGFNIYILDETNRAEVYHHCEGSKEELVRDVSRFYSSSHDRFTYGSSFINFNLPQFYQIVNVDGRVQVIPFRTQAVTPAVPANQDTTPLLQQYFS